A genomic window from Scomber scombrus chromosome 18, fScoSco1.1, whole genome shotgun sequence includes:
- the gcgra gene encoding glucagon receptor isoform X2, which yields MSRLFLLLAMLIVSSSIQMSPAATLDKLKESWKLYMDECNRNNSRDPPSIGLVCNRTFDNYACWPDGLPNTTISVPCPWYLPWHHKVQHGMVYQECDANGQWVSTNNSSECDSNDPSQQYYGYIRIMYTVGYSLSLVALVLALGILIFFRKLHCMRNNIHMNLFASFILRALSILIKDALLEANIMSQNLGRDQEQGFPRASMPPVELLVNSETTVSCRIAVVMMQYSIMANSYWLLVEGIYLHNLLVITVFTERNYFKIYLCIGWGTPLIFLVPWVISKYLYENQECWGQNINMNYWWIIRSPILLAVVINFLIFIHIIKILVSKLRAHQMRYTDYKFRLAKSTLTLIPLLGIHQVVFIFVTDESTKTTIALRLTKLFIDLFFSSFQGLLVAILYCFVNKEVQSEVLKKWKRWKLGRNIEEEYRHTYSNTPNSKTGSLLNHVSRLPHLPDIAKTSVPICSPEERHMLVAGCHNGVVHSKGAGQCASPLHKGTISNCTLVEDISLSDKVQCYEAQRENVESHL from the exons ATGTCACGGCTGTTCCTCCTTTTGGCAATGCTCATTGTCTCCAGCAGCATCCAG ATGTCTCCTGCTGCTACCCTGGATAAGCTGAAGGAGAGTTGGAAATTGTACATGGACGAGTGTAACCGCAACAACAGTCGAGACCCACCAAGCATCG gCCTTGTGTGCAACAGGACTTTTGACAATTACGCCTGTTGGCCCGATGGACTCCCCAACACCACTATCAGTGTGCCATGTCCGTGGTATCTGCCATGGCACCACAAAG ttcAGCACGGCATGGTGTATCAGGAATGTGATGCAAACGGCCAGTGGGTGTCCACGAACAATTCCAGCGAGTGTGACTCTAATGATCCAAGTCAG CAGTACTATGGATACATACGGATCATGTACACAGTGGGATATTCCTTATCGCTGGTGGCTTTGGTTTTGGCACTTGGCATTCTCATATTCTTCAG GAAACTACACTGCATGAGGAACAACATCCATATGAATCTGTTTGCCTCCTTTATCCTGCGAGCGCTGTCTATCCTCATCAAAGACGCTCTGTTGGAGGCCAACATCATGTCACAGAACCTCGGCAGGGACCAGGAGCAGGGGTTCCCCCGGGCATCTATGCCTCCAGTGGAGTTGCTTGTCAACAGCGAG ACAACGGTTAGCTGTCGCATCGCCGTGGTGATGATGCAGTACAGCATTATGGCCAACAGCTACTGGCTGCTGGTGGAAGGCATCTACCTCCACAACCTCCTGGTCATCACTGTGTTCACAGAGAGGAATTACTTCAAAATCTACCTGTGCATAGGCTGGG GTACCCCATTAATATTCCTCGTGCCCTGGGTGATATCTAAATACCTGTATGAAAATCAAGA GTGCTGGGggcaaaatataaatatgaattactGGTGGATCATCCGTTCCCCAATACTGCTGGCAGTTGTG ATCAACTTCCTTATCTTTATCCATATAATTAAAATTCTTGTATCAAAACTGCGGGCGCACCAAATGAGATACACAGATTACAAATTCAG GTTGGCTAAGTCGACTCTAACCCTGATCCCTCTGCTGGGTATCCATCAGGTGGTCTTTATTTTTGTGACAGATGAGTCCACCAAGACCACCATCGCTTTGCGTCTCACCAAGCTTTTCATTgacctcttcttctcctccttccag GGTCTCCTGGTGGCCATCTTGTACTGCTTTGTCAACAAAGAA GTGCAGTCCGAGGTCCTGAAGAAGTGGAAGCGCTGGAAGCTAGGGAGGAACATCGAGGAGGAGTACCGCCATACTTACAGCAATACCCCCAACTCAAAGACCGGCAGCCTTTTGAACCACGTCTCTCGGCTGCCTCATCTCCCAGACATCGCCAAAACCTCTGTCCCGATCTGCAGCCCTGAGGAGAGGCACATGCTTGTGGCTGGCTGCCACAATGGTGTGGTGCACAGTAAGGGGGCAGGCCAGTGTGCATCCCCGCTGCACAAGGGAACCATCAGTAACTGCACCCTAGTGGAGGACATCAGCCTTTCAGACAAGGTGCAGTGTTACGAGGCTCAGAGAGAGAATGTGGAGAGCCATCTCTGA
- the gcgra gene encoding glucagon receptor isoform X1, which translates to MSRLFLLLAMLIVSSSIQMSPAATLDKLKESWKLYMDECNRNNSRDPPSIGLVCNRTFDNYACWPDGLPNTTISVPCPWYLPWHHKVQHGMVYQECDANGQWVSTNNSSECDSNDPSQQYYGYIRIMYTVGYSLSLVALVLALGILIFFRKLHCMRNNIHMNLFASFILRALSILIKDALLEANIMSQNLGRDQEQGFPRASMPPVELLVNSEVSSDLQTTVSCRIAVVMMQYSIMANSYWLLVEGIYLHNLLVITVFTERNYFKIYLCIGWGTPLIFLVPWVISKYLYENQECWGQNINMNYWWIIRSPILLAVVINFLIFIHIIKILVSKLRAHQMRYTDYKFRLAKSTLTLIPLLGIHQVVFIFVTDESTKTTIALRLTKLFIDLFFSSFQGLLVAILYCFVNKEVQSEVLKKWKRWKLGRNIEEEYRHTYSNTPNSKTGSLLNHVSRLPHLPDIAKTSVPICSPEERHMLVAGCHNGVVHSKGAGQCASPLHKGTISNCTLVEDISLSDKVQCYEAQRENVESHL; encoded by the exons ATGTCACGGCTGTTCCTCCTTTTGGCAATGCTCATTGTCTCCAGCAGCATCCAG ATGTCTCCTGCTGCTACCCTGGATAAGCTGAAGGAGAGTTGGAAATTGTACATGGACGAGTGTAACCGCAACAACAGTCGAGACCCACCAAGCATCG gCCTTGTGTGCAACAGGACTTTTGACAATTACGCCTGTTGGCCCGATGGACTCCCCAACACCACTATCAGTGTGCCATGTCCGTGGTATCTGCCATGGCACCACAAAG ttcAGCACGGCATGGTGTATCAGGAATGTGATGCAAACGGCCAGTGGGTGTCCACGAACAATTCCAGCGAGTGTGACTCTAATGATCCAAGTCAG CAGTACTATGGATACATACGGATCATGTACACAGTGGGATATTCCTTATCGCTGGTGGCTTTGGTTTTGGCACTTGGCATTCTCATATTCTTCAG GAAACTACACTGCATGAGGAACAACATCCATATGAATCTGTTTGCCTCCTTTATCCTGCGAGCGCTGTCTATCCTCATCAAAGACGCTCTGTTGGAGGCCAACATCATGTCACAGAACCTCGGCAGGGACCAGGAGCAGGGGTTCCCCCGGGCATCTATGCCTCCAGTGGAGTTGCTTGTCAACAGCGAGGTCAGTAGTGATCTCCAG ACAACGGTTAGCTGTCGCATCGCCGTGGTGATGATGCAGTACAGCATTATGGCCAACAGCTACTGGCTGCTGGTGGAAGGCATCTACCTCCACAACCTCCTGGTCATCACTGTGTTCACAGAGAGGAATTACTTCAAAATCTACCTGTGCATAGGCTGGG GTACCCCATTAATATTCCTCGTGCCCTGGGTGATATCTAAATACCTGTATGAAAATCAAGA GTGCTGGGggcaaaatataaatatgaattactGGTGGATCATCCGTTCCCCAATACTGCTGGCAGTTGTG ATCAACTTCCTTATCTTTATCCATATAATTAAAATTCTTGTATCAAAACTGCGGGCGCACCAAATGAGATACACAGATTACAAATTCAG GTTGGCTAAGTCGACTCTAACCCTGATCCCTCTGCTGGGTATCCATCAGGTGGTCTTTATTTTTGTGACAGATGAGTCCACCAAGACCACCATCGCTTTGCGTCTCACCAAGCTTTTCATTgacctcttcttctcctccttccag GGTCTCCTGGTGGCCATCTTGTACTGCTTTGTCAACAAAGAA GTGCAGTCCGAGGTCCTGAAGAAGTGGAAGCGCTGGAAGCTAGGGAGGAACATCGAGGAGGAGTACCGCCATACTTACAGCAATACCCCCAACTCAAAGACCGGCAGCCTTTTGAACCACGTCTCTCGGCTGCCTCATCTCCCAGACATCGCCAAAACCTCTGTCCCGATCTGCAGCCCTGAGGAGAGGCACATGCTTGTGGCTGGCTGCCACAATGGTGTGGTGCACAGTAAGGGGGCAGGCCAGTGTGCATCCCCGCTGCACAAGGGAACCATCAGTAACTGCACCCTAGTGGAGGACATCAGCCTTTCAGACAAGGTGCAGTGTTACGAGGCTCAGAGAGAGAATGTGGAGAGCCATCTCTGA